From the genome of Corallococcus macrosporus DSM 14697:
CCCGCGCGCCGGTACAGCAGCGCCACGGAAGAAGGCCGGGCCTCCACCGGGCTGTGGGTCAGGTCCAGGCCCAGGCCCAGACCGGGGAGACGCTCACTCATGATTCCACCGCCTGGCCGAGGACCCGGCCCATCAAGTCGTGCGCCCTGTCCGCCTGGTCCGGCCGGACATAGAGCCGGACGAGCCGCACCGCGCCACTGTAGCGTTGATACAGCGGCGTGTAGCGCGCCACCTCCGTCAGCCGGCCGGTGGAGGCGTCGATGATGTACAGGCTCGGCCCCCGGCCGGACGGCCCGGAGGTGTACTTGCTGAGCACGTTCTGGGACTCGACGACGTAGTGGTCGAACTTGTGGGACACCAGCGCGCTGCGCAGCACGTCCAAGTCGTAGCCCGTGTCCCGCTCGGTGAACTGCGCCAGCAGCTTGTAGCCCTGCCGCCGGCTGATGCGCTGGGCCCACGGGTTCTTGGAGCGGCGCAGCGTGTACCAGAGCGCCGAGTCGTCACAGAGCAGGAACTCCTCCGGGTCCGCGGGAATCTCGAACTCGCCGGGCGACTCCTCGTAGTAGCGCCGCAGCATGTAGTCGAAGTTCACCGACGTGTGGTGCAGGTAGACCGACACGAACATGTGGTAGCGGCTGAGGAGGAAGTCCTCGAAGGCGAAGGCCGCCGCTCGGCTGAGCGCGAGGTACGCGCACCCGTCCTTCAACGCGGGGTTGAGGTTGCTGACAATCCAATCCATGTCGTACCGGCCGTAGTTGACCCCTGTATAGAAGGAGTCGCGCAGCAGGTAGTCCATGCGGTCCGCGTCCAGCTCACCGGAGACGATGGCGCGCAGCAGCGGCGTCCAGTCCACGCCCTGGTGGGTGAAGCCCGGGTCCTTCGGCGGCTTCGCCCCCGTCACCAGCGCCACCGCCGCCATGGGCGTAATCCCCAGGTCGCCGAAGTGCTTCTCGATGATGGGCGTCAGGGAGCTGTCGAGCAGGATCTTCGCGGTATAGTCCTCGTGCGTGGCCAGCTCCCCCTCGGCCGTGCCGTCCAGCCAGGATGGCAGGCGCAGGAGCGAGCGCTTCGGGGCGATGCGCTCCGAGGCATGGGACAGGGGCATGTGCCCCAGGTCATGGCAGAGCACCGCCAGCCGCACCGCCGCGCAGAAGCGCTCCCGCACGTCCTCCGGCAGCGACGAGCGCGCGGCCACCGCGCCGAACACCCGCGAGGCGACATGCATGGCGCCCAGGGAGTGGATGTGCCGCGTGTGCGTGGCCCCCGGAAAGGCCAGGTCCCCGAAGCCGAGCTGCCGGACATAGCGCAGCCGCTGGTAGTGGCGGCTGTCGATGACGGCCTTCTCGGGGTCGCTGACCGGGATGGTGCCGTGGATGGGGTCACGGATGCGCATGATTCCCTTTCCATACTCCTGGATACCCCCTCGGGACGTCATCAAACGTACCGCGAACCTCTCCGGGGGGCAGCCGGCCTCACGTGCGGACTGTGATGGAGGCAGGGGACGTGGTAACCCTCCGCCACCACCGAATGCACATCATCCTGCTGCACAACCGCGACCACGACCTCCTCGAGGACGACCCTGGGCGGGAGGCCCGGGAGGATGTGGTCCGCGTCGTCTCCTCGCTGGCGGACGCCCTCAACCAGGGCGACACCCTGGCCGAGCCGCTCGCCATCGAAGGGGACCGGCTCGACTTCGTGGACACGCTGCGCCGGCGCCAGCCGGACCTGGTCGTCAACCTCTGCGAGTCCCTGGCGGCCGACAGCCGCGGGGAGATGGCGGTGCCCTGCCTGCTGGACGCGCTGGGGCTGGCCTATACGGGCTCGTCCGCGCTGTCCCTGGGCCTGGCCCTGCACAAGCCCAAGGCGAAGGAGGTCCTCACCGCGCGCGGCGTGTCCACCCCGCCCTTCCGCGTGGTGGAGCGCCTGGAGGACGCGCTGGCGGTGGACCTGCCCTGGCCCCTCATCGTCAAGCCCGCGCGCGAGGACGCCAGCATGGGCGTGACGTCGGAGTCCGTGGTGCACGAGCGCGCCGCCCTGGTCCGCGCCTGTGACGCGGTGCTCCGCGAGTTCCATCAGCCCGCCCTGGTGGAGCAGTTCATCCCCGGGCGTGAAATCTATGTGCCGCTGCTCGGCAACCAGCCGCGCCGGGCGCTGCCCCTGACGGAAATCGTCTTCGGCCGTACGTTCGAGGACAGACCCAACATCGTCTCCTACAACGCGAAGTGGGAGGCGGCGTCGGCGGAGTACCGGGACACCACCAGCGGATTGTGCCGGCTGGACGCGAACCTGGAGTCCCGTTGCGTGCAGGTTGCGCTGGAAGCCTTTGCAGCACTGGACTGTCAGGACTATGGACGGGTCGACCTCCGGGTGTCTCCGGAGGGCGTGCCCTACGTCATCGACATCAACCCCAACTGTGACCTCCACCCGAGCGCGGGGTTCGCCAAGGCCGCCCTGGCCGCCGGCATGGACTACCCGGCCCTGGCGTCCCGGCTCGTGGAGGTCGCGCTCGAGAGAGCACATGGACATCCGTCCCATCGAAGAAAAGGACCGGGCGCCGATCGCCGCGCTGATTCGAAAGATCGAAACCTTCTCGCCGCAGGAGGTTGAGGTCGCCACCGACCTGGCGAACACCACGCTCACGCCGGGCAACACGGACTACGCCATCATCGTCGCGGACCGGGACGGCGAGCTGGTGGGCTACATCTGCTACGGCCCCACGCCGATGACGGAGGACACCTACGACTTGTATTGGATTGCGTCCTCACCGGAAGTTCGCGGCCAGGGCGTAGGCGCGGCGCTGGTGTCCGCCATGGAGGGTGACTTGCGCCGCCGCAACGGGCGCCTCATCCGCGTGGAGACGAGCGCCACCGAGGCCTACGGCCCCACGCGCGGCTTCTATGCCTCCATGAAGTACGGCGAGGAGGCCCGCATCCGGGATTTCTACAAGGTGGGGGACGACCTCATCATCCTCACCAAGCGGCTGTAGTCCGCGCTCCGCCGGGCCGGGCGGGTGAAGACAAGAGCCCCTTCCCTCGTTAGAAGGGGCACGATGACTCGCACGCACCGACCGACCTTGCTGCCCCTCGTGTCCCTGTGCGCCCTGCTGGTGGGCGCACCGTCCGCGCTCGCGAGGGCGCCCGCCCCCGCGGCCAGGGCCACCGCCGCGCGGGCCGCCGTCTCGGACGTGGTGAAGGCCGCCCGTCCCAAGGGCGGCGAGTACTTCGGCCTCTACCTCATGGACAAGAAGGTCGGCTGGCTCTTCACCGACCTGGAGCTGCTGCCGGGGGAGCCCGCGCGGGTGAAGACGACCAACCAGCTCGTCTTCAAGGCCATGGTGGGCTCGCGCGTGTCGGAGCGCATGCACCACGAGGAGCGCTTCTACGAAGCGAAGCCCGGCGGAAAGCTGCTCTCCTTCGTGGTGAAGCAGACGGGGGACGGCGGCACGCAGACGCTGGAGGGCACCGCCACCGCGGACGGCTTCCAGGTGGTGCGCAAGCGGCCGAACCTCGCCGACGAGACGCTGCCCAGGCTGCCCCCCGCGAAGGAGCGCGTGGAGGACGCGGACCCGCCGCGCGTGGCGCTGCTGCGCAAGGCGAAGGTGACGGGCACCTCGCTGGACGGAATGGACCTGGAGTCCTACGGCATCACCACCACCGTGCAGCCCGAGGAGCAGCGGGTCATCAACGGCGTGAAGGTGAAGCTGGGCAAGGCCGTCACCGTCTCCGAGAAGGAGAAGGTCCCCGTCACCTCCTACGTCACCCAGCGCGGGGAGATGGTGCTGGTGGACTACGGCACGACGATGCAGGCCCGGAAGGAGACGGAAGCCATCGCGAAGCGGCTGGACCTGGTGGAGGTGTTCGGCCTCACCCGCGTGGTGCTCCCCAAGCCGCTGCCGGACTCCGCGCGCACGGTGCCCGGCCACGTCACCCTGGTGGTGAAGGGCCTGCCGGCGAAGTTCCAGGAGCAGACGTACCGGCAGCGGTTCAAGCCCCTGCCGGACGGCAGCGTGGAGGTGACGCTGTCCGCCGCCGCGCCCAGGACGCGCAAGCCCCTGCCGCTGAAGGACCCGGAGGGCGGGGAGAACCTCAAGTCCACCCTGATGGTGGAGAGCGACGCGCCCGCCATCCGCGCGCTGGCGAAGCAGCTCGTGGGGACGGAGAAGGACGCGTACCGCATCGCCCAGAAGGTGAACGCCTGGGTGTACGCCAACCTGGAGAAGGACTACGGCGCCAGCGCGGACCGGGCCACCGACGTGCTGCGCCAGAAGAAGGGCGACTGCACGGAGCACTCGCTGTTGTCGGTGGCGCTGCTGCGCGCGGCGGGGGTGCCCGCCCGGCGCGTGGACGGCGTCATCTACATGGTGAACCAGGACGGCGTGCCCGCCTACTACTGGCACGAATGGGTGGAGGCCTTCGTGGGCGAGTGGACCCAGTTGGACCCCACCTTCAACCAGCCGGTGGCGGACGCCACGCACTTCGCCTTCGGCAAGGAAGGCAACGCCGAAATCACGCCGCTCATCGGCGCGCTGAAGGTGACGGCCGTCAAGTGAGGCCGTCCCCACCGGCCCCTGTCTTCAGGGGCCGGTGAGCGCCGCCAGCCGCTGGGCCAGCACGTCCGGCTCGGTGACGGGCAGCTCGCAGACGAAGCCCCGGCACAGGTAGGCGGCGGCGCGGCCCTTCACCGGCTCCCGGCCCTCGAAGGTGGCCTGCAGCAGCGCGGGCACCGGCTGCCCCGGCGCCTTCCACGACAAGGCCACGGTGGGCGCGAAGGCGTGGTCCACGGCGGCGCACAGCGGCGCCACGTCGTCGGAGGCGCCCGCCACGGTGACGGCCGCCGCGCCCTCCAGCAGCGCGTCCGCGGCCAGCCCCAGGTAGCCATAGCCCATGGCGTTGCGCACCAGCCCCTCGCGCATCCGCGCCACGTAGCGCTCCGGCAGCTCCAGGTGCTGCTTGTCCCCGGTGAGCGCCGCCAGCTCCACCTGCGCCTCCGTCATCGTGGACGCGCCGGACGGGGAGGCGTTGTCGAAGAGGCCATACGTCGCCACCACCAGGTCCTTCTGTCCCCGGGGCGCCGTGAGGTACGCCGCCTTCTCCGCGTCCCAGAAGAGCGCCACGGCCCTGCGCACCAGCGCGTCCGCCGCCTCCAGGTACTTCACGTCGAAGGTGGCCTGGTAGAGCGCGGTGAGGCCCGAGGCCAGGTCGCCGTAGTCCTCCAGGAAGCCGTCGATGCGCGCCTGCCCTTCCTGGTACGAGCGCGCCAGCCGCGTGCCGTCCCACGCCTTCGCCAGCACGAAGTCCGCGGCCTCCGCCGCCCAGGTCGCCCATTCGGGCCGCTCGAAGACGCGCGCGGCCAGCGCGAGCCCGCGAATCATCAGCCCGTTCCACCCCGACAGCAGCTTGTCGTCCCGGCCCGGCTTCACCCGCCGCTCCCGCGCCTCGAAGAGCGTCTGGCGCGCGGCGGCCAGCTCGCGCGCCACCGCGTCCTCGGACAGCCCGCGCTCGCGCGCCAGCTCCGCCACCGGCACCACCACCTCCAGCACCGTGGCGCCGTGCTCGAAGTTGCCCTCGGGCTTGATGCCGAAGTGGCGCAGCACCAGCTCCGCCTGGGCCTCCGGCAGCGCCGCGCGGACCTCCTCCGGACGCCAGACGAAGAACTTCCCCTCCTCGCCCTCGCTGTCCGCGTCCTGCGCCGCGTAGAAGCCGCCGCCCGCGTCGGTCATCTCGCGGCGCACGTACGCCACCGTCTCCTCCACCACCTTGCGCCACAGCGGACGCGGCTCCACCTGCTGCGCCTGCGCGTAGAGGTGCAGGAGCTGCGCGTTGTCGTAGAGCATCTTCTCGAAGTGGGGCACCCGCCAGCGCGCGTCCACCGAGTACCGGTGGAAGCCGCCGCCCAACTGGTCATAGATGCCGCCCAGCGCCATGCGCTCCAGCGTCAGGAACACCGCGTCCTTCAGGGGCGCGCCGCCGCCACGACGCCACGCCCGCAGCATCAGCGCGAAGTTCATCGGGTTGGGGAACTTGGGCGCGCCGCCAAAGCCACCGTGCGCCGGGTCCACCTGCTTCGCCATCCCCTGCCCCATGGCCACCACGTCCGCGGCCGTCAGCGCGGACGGCGCGGCGTCCAGGCCGTAGGTGGCCAGCTCCCCGAGCCCCTCCTCGAACTGCGCCGCCTGCCGCTGCACCTCGTCCTGCTTGTTCTCCCACGCGTCCCGCAGCGCGCCGAGCAGCCGCGGGAAGCCAGGGCGGCCATAGCGGTCCTGCGGCGGGAAGTAGGTGCCGCCGTAGAAGGGCTTCAAGTCGGGCGTGAGGAACACCGTGAGCGGCCAGCCGCCGCCCTGCCCCATGAGCTGCACCACGCCTTGATAAATCTGGTCCAGGTCCGGCCGCTCCTCGCGGTCCACCTTGATGTTGATGAAGCCCTCGTTCATCAGCCGGGCCGTCTCCGGCGACTCGAACGATTCGTGCGCCATGACGTGGCACCAGTGGCACGCCGAGTAGCCCACGGAGAGCAGGATGGGCTTGTTCTCCGCCTTCGCCCGCGCGAGCGCTTCCTCCCCCCAGGGGAACCAGTCCACGGGGTTGTGCGCGTGTTGACGCAGGTACGGTGAGGGCTCTCGGGCCAGCCGGTTGGAAGTGTCAGGTGACGCGGGGGGCGTGGCCATTGGCGGCTCCAGGAAAGGACCTGCGGTCGAGATACGAACCCGCGTGAAGGGGGGCAAGCCGAAAGCACGGGAGGGACGCTGGTCAACAGAGCGGCGGACGGGCCACGTCGCGAGCGTCGCTATCCCCACCGGCGATGACGCGCCCGGAACAGGCCGTCATACATGCCCAGGAAGAGGTGCCCACCCAGCGCCAGTCCCTGCTCAATCTCGACCGCCGCCCCGGCGTCCGTCCCATAGGGCGCGTCGAGCTGCTGGTAGAAGCCCTCCGCGTGTTGCTCGTCGAGGTCCGCGTGCGTGGGGTAGTGCACCACCTCGCCCGCCCCGAGCCAGCCGCGCGCGACGATGCCGCGCCCCAGCTCCAGGGAGATGCCGCTGAACAGGTCCTCGATGATGCCGAACACGGCCAGCCCGGTGAGCGGCCCCTCGAACGCGGAGATGCCCGTCAGCGCGACGTTGAAGGCACGCACCTCCGGCCACGGCACATGCTGCTCCACGCGGGCCGGGGCCACGCCCAGGCGCGAGAGGAGCAGCCGGAACGTGCGCTCATGCCCCTGCGCCAGCGCGCCGCGCCCGTGCTCGTCGAAGATGTTCTCCACCAGCGGCAACCGCTGGGCGGAAGTCGGCAGCCGGCTGGCGAGCATCGCCATGGGCCTGGGGAAGTGCGCCACCGCGGCGAGGAACTGGAGCTGCGTCTCGACGAAGTCCTCCCGCGAGAAGGAGCCCTCCCGCAGGGCGCGAAGATAGGGCAGCTCCAGCGCGCTCCACTCCGCCTTGAGACTGGCGATGTGCTGCCGCAGCTTCAGATTTCGGACGAGGGAAGGTGCACCCATGCTGGCGCTCGACTGGGAAAGGAGAGGTCCAGAGAATAGACGGTACACACCGAGTCCGGCGCGATACCCGCCGCTCGCAGCCAGTGGACATGGTCCTCCAGCCGCTCGTCGATGCTGAAGCAGGCCAGCGTCTCTCCGCCGAGCGCCGCCAGCTCCACACCGCAAGCACGAAGATACTCGCCCCAGCCGTGCGTCCAGGCCCCGGGAGGCGCCGCCAGATGGACCAGCGGCCATGGACGGCCCGTGGACAGACGCTGGAGGTCCTTGGCCCCCGCCGTGGAGCACCACCCGGCGCCCTCCAGCCGCCTGCCGGACGAAGGTCCCAGCCGGAGGCCCTCGCTCACGGGGCGCGGGGGGGCACGCCCTGTCTCCAGCGCCGCGAGCCGGGAAGGCGGGACGAAGTAGAGCGCGAGCCGGCTGGCCGGGCGCCCCATCCGCAGAGGATTCCAGCCCCGGGCAATGCGCATCACGTCGCCCCGGGCCCCGCGCATCGCCGCGCCGTAGAGGAAGCGAATCCTGCGCAGCGGCGGAATCAGGAAGAGGTGCTTGAGCCCTTGCAGCAGGAGCCTCGTGGAGAGCCCGGAGCCCCGCGCGGGCTTCGCCAGCTTGAGGTCGCAGATGTAGAGCGCGGCCACCGTGCGAGCCCCATGGCCCACCGGGCGAAGCACCCCCGTCACCGACCCCAGCAACGTGTCGCCCCGAAGCGCCAGCAGGAAGTACGCCTCTCCCATGGAGGAGAAGAACGGGTGGTAGCCGGCCCCATGGTCGATGAAGAAGTGGTCCGCCCCATCCGCGAGCGGGTAGAGGATGTCGCGCTCCAGCTTCCGCAGCCGCTCGACATAGGGCCCGAGCGTGTCGGGCCGGACAACGACGAAACGCACGTCACTCATGGGGCCTGGCGGGGCTGGCGGAAGCCGACCTCGATGCGCTCGTAGAACAAGCTCCGGTCCCTGGCCAGCAGCTCCGCGCCGAGCGCGTCATCGAAGGTGAAGGCGGGCTGGAAGAAGCGGCGGAGGTCCCGGCGGTTGTTGAGCTGGCGGAGGAGGATGGCGCATCCGGGCTTCGCCTCGCGCATGAGCACCGCCGCCCACTCCGCCACGAGCGCGTCCTCCGACCAGTCGAAGATGTTGGAGAGCGAGATGACGTCGAAGCGGCCCAGCCGCGGCACGTCCGGCAGCGAGCCCTGGATGAGCGACAGCGCCACGGGCGCCTCGGCCCGCAGATACTCCGGCGCGTCCTCACGCAGGTACCCGCCGAGCAGCACATGCTGGAGGAAGGGATTGCGAGGGGCATCCTGCCGCTGGAGGCCGCGCTCGAAGACGGCCTGGAAATAGCCCGGGTAGGAGCCGGGCTCCGCGTGCTGGGTCGCGGCGGGGCCGAACATCGCGTTCAGCAACGGCGCCGCCAGGGCCAGCTCGAAGGCCACGGGCCAGTAGGGCGACGCGAACCACCGGGCCAGCGCCGCCCGGCGCCGCGAGATGGAGGTGTCCGGCGCGAAGAAGGCCGCGAGCTCGTGCGCGGGCGCGACGAACTCCTCGATGAAGCGGCGGAGCGTGCGAAAGAGCCCCTCGAATTCGCCGCGCTGGTTCAGCGCCGTCACGGCGTCCGCCTCCACGCTGTAGTCCCTCAGTGGCAGGCGGCCGAGCCCCTCGGCCTTCTCCCGGACGTGCGCGAGCTGACGCGGATTGAAGTCGAAGCCCACCAGCTCCAGGTCTGGATGACGCCGCGCCAGCGTGAGGAGCGTGCAGCCTCCAGACGCCACCGTGAGCACGGCCCGCGCCTTCGTGCGTTCGACGAGCGCCAGCTCCAGCGCGGCATCCTCCCGGACGACGGCGAACTTCAAACGGTGAGACGGCGTCGAAACCGGAACAGGTTCCATGGCATGTTTCTACCTCGGAACCGCCCATGCCGCTCGCGACAGAATCCCTCACGCCCTCGAAGTTGCGCGAACTGGAGCAGGTCGACGCGCGACACGTCCCACGGCTCGCGCTCTTCCTCGTGCTCTATCTGGGCGCGGCGGCGCTGTGCGTCGCGCTCGCGGGGCGGGACACCTCCGCGCCGGGCTGGATGGCCCGCGCCCTCCTGTACGTCATCGCCGCGGCCTCATTGCATGGCATCAGCCTGTTCACGCACGAGGCCGTCCATGGCGGGCTGGCGCGGCGGCCCTGGCTGAACCGGCTGGGCGGCATCGCCTGCGCGCTGCCGGTGCTCCAGAACTACGCTGCCTACAAGGTGTTGCACCTGAAGCACCACGCCGACCTGGGCGGGGGCAAGGACCCGGACCACTACGCCAACTACACCGGCCGGCGCTGGCTGGAGTTGTTGATGCACATGGGCCGGCTGCTGCTCGGCTACCCCGCCTACATCACGATGATTCCCATCCTGGGCTGGCGGCAGGGAACGGCCGCCGAGCGGCGCTGGGTCGCCTTCGAGGTCGTCCTCGCCGGCGCCTGCGTGGCGGCCGCCGTGGCCTTCATCCCCTGGCAGGTGCTGCTCCATGCCTGGGTGGTTCCCATGCTCATCCTCAACACCCTGGTGAACGTCCGGGGCATGAGCCAGCACACGTTCCTGCCGGAGAGCAGCCACCCGGTCCGGGGATCGCGGACCATCCTGTCGAACCCGGTGACGCGCTTCTTCATGTGCAACGAGAACTACCACCTGGAGCACCACCTGTATCCCCGCGTGCCCTGGTACAACCTGCCCGAGCTGCACCGGACGCTGCGCGCGGACCTCGTCGCCCAGGGGGCGCCCTTCATCCCCTCCTACTTCTCCTTTGTCCGAGGCGTCCTCTCCGGTTCCCTCATCCAAGGGACGAAGCCCGCCACGCCCGATGCCTGAGCGGCCGTACCCGCACGAGCTCCTGCTGGCCGCGTTCGGACTCCTCCTGTCGTCCGCGCTGGCGTGGACCGCGGGCCTCAGCTCGCCCGTCACCCAGACGGTGGTTGGCGGCACGGTGCTGTTCATGGGGGCCACGGCGCTGCTGGCGCGCCTGGACGGCGTGGCCCACGTCTTCCGGGCGAGGCTGCTGCTCGCGTACGTCGCGACGTTCTTCTTCTACGCCTCCGTGAAGCAGACCGTCCCGGCGCTGGGGCTGTCGCCTCGCGACGCGTGGCTCCTCTCCGCGGACACAGCCCTGTTCGGCACCACGCCGGCCGCGTGGCTCCAGCGGTGGAGCACGCCCTGGGTCAACGAGCTCTTCAGCGCCAGCTACCTGGCGTTCCACGTCTACCTCCACCTCGCCATGGCCTGGGCGCTCGTGGGGCCGCGCGCGCGGGCCGAGCGGTTCTTCACGTCCATCTTCTCCGCCTATGTCCCGGGCATCGTCGGCTACTACCTGCTGCCCGCCGTCGGTCCCACGGCGGCCTGGCCGGAGCTGTTCACCACCGCCATCGAGGGCGGCTGGCTCACCCGGCTCAATGCGTTCGTCGTGGCGAGCGGGTCCTCCACGTATGACCTCTTCCCCAGCCTGCACACGTACATCACGCTGGTGCTGCTCGACCACGACCGGCGCCAGCACCCGCGGCGCTTCCGCCTGATGTTGCCCGTGGCCGTGGCCATCCTCATGTCCACGCTGATGCTGCGCTACCACTACGCCGTGGACCTGCTCGCGGGCGCGCTGTGGTTCCTGGCGTATCGCCTTGGCAAGGCCTGGTTTGGCCAGCCGTCCGACTCGTGAAAGACTGACTGTCTTTCAGGGGGCGTCCCGCACATGAGAGAGAAGGACACGCAGTACATCCTGGATTGGATTGCCATTCAGGAGCTGGTCGCGGAGTACGGGCAGGCCATCGACTTCGGCAAGGACACGGGTGACTGGAGCCGCTGGGTGAATGCCTTCACCCCGCAGGTGGTCGCGGACTACAGCCGGCTCTTCGGTGGCGAGCCCATCACCATCGCCCGCGAGGAGATGGGCAAGCTCGGGGGCGACGCCCTGGCCGCCTTCACCCGCGTCCAGCACGCCACGGCGAACACGGTGCGGACCCACTTCAAGAACGACACCGAGGCGCAGGTCATGGCCTATGCGGACGTGGCGCACTTCTTCACGGCCGGTGGTGTGCAGCAGGAGTGGACCGTGGTCATCCGCTACACGCACGACGTGGAGAAGACGTCCGAGGGCTGGCGCATCCGCCGCGTCATGCTGGACCCCATCCACTTCCGGGGCAACCCGGTGGGCCTGGAGCTCGTGAAGGGCAAGCGCCTCGTCTGAGGCGTCAATCCGGCGCGCGCGTCGCGGCCTCGGCTCGCAACGCGCCCGGAAGCCGCCAGGCCACCACCAGGGTGGCCAGCGTTCCGCCAGCCCCCGCCACCAGCAGCGTCACCGGGGCTGACGTCGCGTCGAGCAACAGCCCCCCGGCGACGTAGGACAGCCCCGCGGCCACGCCGATGGCCCCATAGAGATTGCCAAACACCCGGCCCCGCATCCCGGCCGGCACCCACCGCTGGATGAGGGTGTGGCAGGCGACATCCATGGCCGCGATGCCCACGCCTCGCACGGCTTGCATCGCGAGCGCCGCGGAGACGGCCCAGGCCAGGCCGGTCAGCAGGTTGCCCACGCTGCTCACCGCGAAGCCCAGCACCAGCATCACCGGCATCACCGCGCCCGCGCCCAGGCGCGCCATCAGCGCGTAGCCCGCGACCAGCCCCAGCCCCACCGCGCCCAGGAGCAGCCCCACCGCGGAGTCCCCGGCCTGGAAGGTGTCCTTCGCGAGCAGCACCAGGGCCACGTCGTCCACGCCGTTGAAGGCCACCACGGCGCAGAAGCCCAGGGCGACGACGCGGGCCACCCGGGCACGCCAGAGATAGAGCAACCCGTCCCGCGCCTGCCGGAACAAGGACACGGGCGGCGCGTCCTTCTCCCGCGCCGGTGACACGGAAGGCAGGGCCCGTAACAGCACCGCGGACAGGAGGAAGGACGCCGCGTCCACCAGCAGCACGCCGCGGAGCCCCACGAGCGGGAACATCGCCGCGGCGAGCAACGGCCCCAGCGCCTCGGCCGCCTGGGTCCCGAATCCCACGCTGGCGTTCGCCGCCTCCAGGTCCTCGCCGCGCACCAGGGCGGGCACCACCGCCCGGGAGGCCGGCTGGAACACCTGTCCGACAATCGCCCTCGCGGCCACCAGCACCAGCAGCACCGGCAGCGGCGGCAGGGTGAAGGCGATGAGCGCCAGCAGCGCGCCCTGGACCACCTCGCACAGCAGCATCACCCGCTTGAGGTCGAACCGGTCGCTGATGGCGCCCGTGAGCGGCCCCAGCAAGGCGGGTGCGAAGTCTCCCACGAGGAGCAGCACTGACACCGCCAGCGCCTGCCCCGTCTGCTCCGCGACGTACAACATGAGCGCCACCAGGCTGAGCGAGTCCCCCGTGAAGGAGATGACTCGCGCGCCCCAGAGGGCCCGGAACGCCGGGTGGCGTCGCAAGAGCCACAGGGCGCCCGTCCCGCGTCCGCTGGCGTCTGAATCACTTGCTGGAACCGACATGCGCCGCGAGTCTCCCCTGGGGAATGATGGAGCGGCGGCACCGTAGAGGAGACGCGTGGCGGGCTTCAATTCCCCCCGGGCGCCGCCGATATACGAGACAGGCGCCCACCGTTCCTTCGCGGGCGACCGCCTCACCACCACACCCCGAAAGAGAGCACTGACATGAGGATGCCTGAAAGCAACGCCAGGTCCCCGCTCGCCCGATGGTTGCTCGCGGCGGCCTGTGCGTTCCACTCCGCATGCGGGGACGACCCACCCTCCCCTCCCACCGAGCCACCGCCGCCGCAGGCCCTGGACTGGTGCCCCCACGTCACGCCCGGCGTCGCGAGCTCGTCCTCGTCCTCGTCCGCGCTGGCGATGTCCGAGGCCCACGCCCTGGTCCGCTTCTTCAGCCCCGGGAGCAGCTATCGGGAAATCGACACGGCGCTCACCACCGCCCTGGAGGGGACCACGGTGGATTGGAACGGCGTGGCGCGGGCCTACGCGGAGGCGCTGGATTCCGTCTGTGCCCATGACGCCACCGCCACCGCGCCCCTCCCCGCCGCGCAGGTCGAGCAGGCCGACACGGTCGCCATCCTCCGTCCCGGCACGGGCGAGCTCGTCCTTCCCGCCGGCACGCGGGCCGTCGCCATCGACCTGCGCGGCCTGCCGGACGCGCCAGGGCTGGAGGAGGCCCTGGCCCACGCCATCGCCGTCGTCAGCAACCGGCCCATCCCTCGCGTCTCGGCGCGCGTGCGCGTCCATGACGGCATGACGGACGAGCACAACGCCCAGAACGTCTACAGCAACTCCACGGCCCTCCTGGCCGCGCCGGACTACGCCGCCTCGGGAGCGGCGGACCTGCCCGTC
Proteins encoded in this window:
- a CDS encoding phosphatase PAP2 family protein, with protein sequence MPERPYPHELLLAAFGLLLSSALAWTAGLSSPVTQTVVGGTVLFMGATALLARLDGVAHVFRARLLLAYVATFFFYASVKQTVPALGLSPRDAWLLSADTALFGTTPAAWLQRWSTPWVNELFSASYLAFHVYLHLAMAWALVGPRARAERFFTSIFSAYVPGIVGYYLLPAVGPTAAWPELFTTAIEGGWLTRLNAFVVASGSSTYDLFPSLHTYITLVLLDHDRRQHPRRFRLMLPVAVAILMSTLMLRYHYAVDLLAGALWFLAYRLGKAWFGQPSDS
- a CDS encoding nuclear transport factor 2 family protein, with amino-acid sequence MREKDTQYILDWIAIQELVAEYGQAIDFGKDTGDWSRWVNAFTPQVVADYSRLFGGEPITIAREEMGKLGGDALAAFTRVQHATANTVRTHFKNDTEAQVMAYADVAHFFTAGGVQQEWTVVIRYTHDVEKTSEGWRIRRVMLDPIHFRGNPVGLELVKGKRLV
- a CDS encoding MFS transporter, giving the protein MSVPASDSDASGRGTGALWLLRRHPAFRALWGARVISFTGDSLSLVALMLYVAEQTGQALAVSVLLLVGDFAPALLGPLTGAISDRFDLKRVMLLCEVVQGALLALIAFTLPPLPVLLVLVAARAIVGQVFQPASRAVVPALVRGEDLEAANASVGFGTQAAEALGPLLAAAMFPLVGLRGVLLVDAASFLLSAVLLRALPSVSPAREKDAPPVSLFRQARDGLLYLWRARVARVVALGFCAVVAFNGVDDVALVLLAKDTFQAGDSAVGLLLGAVGLGLVAGYALMARLGAGAVMPVMLVLGFAVSSVGNLLTGLAWAVSAALAMQAVRGVGIAAMDVACHTLIQRWVPAGMRGRVFGNLYGAIGVAAGLSYVAGGLLLDATSAPVTLLVAGAGGTLATLVVAWRLPGALRAEAATRAPD